The Temnothorax longispinosus isolate EJ_2023e chromosome 7, Tlon_JGU_v1, whole genome shotgun sequence genome contains a region encoding:
- the LOC139816508 gene encoding diacylglycerol kinase eta isoform X3, which produces MRRRYQLPLGEHLRLELRVESSVATARDCSRLARRSSSAGRSVRLAGRPRRDRRGYHPPPRLASHRATLHRREPHVITPLRSLVLCGENRDMEEWFNTLRTATETRPQGDPGTAELLEGNHQWYATSHARPTYCNVCRDALHGVTSHGLSCEACKYKVHKRCSAKAINNCKWTTLASIGKDIIEDQDGNITMPHQWMEGNLPVSSKCFVCEKTCGSVLRLQDWRCLWCKATVHTACRPAIGVRCPLGPAKLSVVPPTALHSIGSDEAWEAVRPTGCSPLLVFVNSKSGDNQGIKFLRRFKQLLNPAQVFDLINGGPGPGLRLFRHFDPFRILVCSGDGSVGWVLSEIDRLGMHKQCQVGVLPLGTGNDLARVLGWGSSCDDDTHLPQLLEKYEKASTKMLDRWSIMTFERSISLPCHKVTQPDPAIKSSIAHQYEDNVLAHITNILQSDQENVVISSAKVLCETVKEFATHILEASLNTGDQQLGEKCTILQQKLDLLLQTLSKEESYLSDDTEETDIGTLKTETFSSIQEKGALEKPEKEMTNLKKVKRRRCYMERDVVMSRANSLKRAIRRLVEHTETAVDEQNNPSIEKQGGKMPNITIISDDSSINIVTSKKQQLDIPGLSQTDQTDNASLIPTVESGSSIEISPCPSPTPNVASLSPMPDLRRDSQPEELLTLPAPDGFADSRRNSENIPQGVLSFDLAAAQTAGNQQEAQATTNENNFLSSEPTQIEVSSDGPITVTKDVLDTSTPSDDETMQDTIVSPDTDSLHSRNISPEHVQKPAIAKLGPRGSCTNSIVSTDSMVSETFDSRSYTVRNSESEIGHIDSDIFDSTKRSESSEIGHIDSPDNSDMLSSETQRSESGLEDLSSLGQDVISAIMGEKYDSVREGLEIEQSHRYCGLAQFSEGNDIGRQSFKKGTKNMKTDKEAMLSKYKTDGLTTCVRVSGIKSTQSVETNVVPVCFPVTQTNEKCSINFPPQISVFVDPPSPSLSIESHHKLNLDNKLDPHDKQYSSGNSMERLSVELPDSGFSPQATRRISSGSLLKASEVVSLAATTARLGGSSMSLRHERAKSVDKTEDVKKLPIINPLVRLPMWPNVSGGAGLISQALLANADALCAAVSPLMDPDETLMEGYFERCVMNNYFGIGIDAKISLDFHNKREEHPEKCRSRAKNYMWYGVLGSKQWIQKTYKNLEQRVQLECDGQRIPLPSLQGIVVLNIPSFMGGTNFWGGTKEGDLFLAPSFDDRILEVVAVFGSVQMAASRLINLQHHRIAQCQTVQINILGEEGVPIQVDGEAWIQPPGIIRIIHKNRMQMLYRNRALETSLRAWEEKQRSTLSAVTQSTSTISNASQSQSQAQLQICSKPPQLSDEELNILFNFIEAVTTLVKWVKLLIISHPSLEPDLYQVASRTANALEQVHPDGKILQGISLRPMVTELVSSARQLYEESCELLRDKAHNLKLREDLENKLSLSLASMEQELRKCTFDEGGTGLVYLQNIPMDDQGDKKNRHRGLFWLKFRRFAGNSGGAGHPARDQVTTWGVQEVCTWLENLQLGEYAEKFVSHDIRGRELLTLARRDLKELGITKVGHVKRILQAINDLNN; this is translated from the exons ATGCGCCGTCGCTACCAGCTACCACTTGGAGAGCATCTGAGACTTGAGTTGAGAGTTGAGAGCAGCGTCGCGACTGCTCGCGACTGCTCGCGACTCGCGCGTCGCAGCAGTTCCGCCGGGCGGTCCGTCCGGCTGGCCGGTCGGCCTCGTCGCGACCGACGTGGTTACCATCCgccgcctcgcctcgcctcgcacCGCGCCACGCTGCATCGGAGAGAACCCCAC GTGATAACTCCGCTTCGGTCTTTGGTTCTCTGTGGTGAAAACAGAGATATGGAGGAGTGGTTCAACACCCTGAGAACAGCGACGGAGACGCGTCCTCAGGGTGATCCTGGAACTGCCGAGTTGCTGGAAGGTAATCATCAGTGGTATGCGACTAGTCACGCCAGACCTACGTATTGCAATGTCTGCAGAGATGCCCTACATG GTGTTACTTCCCACGGTTTAAGTTGCGAAGCTTGTAAATACAAGGTGCACAAGAGATGTAGCGcaaaagcaataaataattgcaagtGGACCACTTTAGCATCTATCGGAAAAGATATCATTGAGGACCAAGATGGG AACATCACGATGCCACATCAGTGGATGGAGGGAAATTTGCCAGTGTCCTCAAAATGCTTTGTCTGTGAAAAGACGTGTGGCTCTGTACTTAG gcTTCAAGATTGGCGATGTTTATGGTGCAAAGCAACTGTGCACACAGCGTGTAGGCCTGCCATAGGTGTCAGGTGTCCGTTAGGACCAGCTAAACTCAGTGTAGTGCCTCCTACAGCTTTGCACAGTATAG GTAGCGACGAAGCTTGGGAAGCAGTTAGACCTACGGGATGCAGTCCACTTTTAGTATTTGTAAACAGTAAATCTGGTGACAATCAAGGTATTAAGTTTCTTAGAAGATTTAAACAATTACTGAATCCCGCACAAGTGTTCGACCTTATAAATGGAGGACCAGGTCCAGG ATTAAGACTGTTTCGACACTTTGATCCGTTTCGGATTTTGGTGTGTAGTGGAGATGGATCTGTAGGATGGGTGCTCTCAGAAATCGATCGGCTTGGAATGCAC AAACAATGTCAGGTTGGGGTATTACCTTTAGGGACTGGAAATGACTTGGCGCGCGTGTTAGGCTGGGGATCGTCGTGCGACGATGACACACATTTACCTCAGCTACTGGAGAAGTATGAAAAAGCGAGCACGAAGATGCTGGATCGATGGAGTATTATGACATTCGAACGCAGCATATCTCTGCCATGTCACAAAGTGACTCAGCCCGACCCGGCTATAAAATCGAGCATAGCTCATCAGTATGAAGACAACGTTCTTGCTCATATAACGAACATTTTGCAATCTGATCAGGAGAACGTAGTTATATCTAGTGCCAA AGTTTTATGTGAAACAGTAAAAGAATTTGCAACACATATACTGGAAGCCAGTCTAAACACAGGGGACCAACAATTGGGAGAAAAATGCACAATACTTCAACAAAAACTTGACCTCTTGTTGCAAACATTATCGAAAGAGGAAAGCTATTTATCCGACGACACAGAAGAAACTGACATTGGCACTCTAAAAACTGAAACTTTTAGTAGTATCCAGGAAAAAGGTGCTTTAGAAAAGCCAGAGAAGGAAatgacaaatttaaaaaaagttaaaagaagaagatgTTACATGGAGAGAGATGTTGTGATGTCTAG aGCAAACAGCTTGAAAAGAGCTATCAGGAGGTTAGTGGAACACACGGAAACGGCTGTTGACGAGCAGAACAATCCTTCGATCGAGAAGCAAGGCGGTAAAATGCCAAATATCACCATAATATCCGATGATTCTTCAATAAATATTGTGACAA gCAAAAAGCAACAATTAGATATCCCTGGTTTATCGCAAACAGATCAAACCGACAACGCAAGTTTAATACCGACTGTAGAATCCGGTAGCAGCATAGAGATTTCACCTTGCCCAAGTCCTACTCCTAACGTGGCATCTTTGAGCCCAATGCCGGATTTAAGGAGAGACTCGCAACCTGAAGAATTACTCACTCTTCCTGCACCCGACGGTTTCGCCGACAGTAGACGAAACAGCGAAAACATACCACAGGG agTTCTCAGTTTTGACCTGGCCGCGGCACAAACTGCCGGTAATCAACAAGAAGCTCAGGCAACTActaacgaaaataatttcctaTCGTCCGAACCGACGCAAATAGAAGTTTCTTCCGACGGTCCTATAACCGTGACAAAGGACGTTTTAGATACAAGTACACCATCAGACGATGAGACCATGCAAGATACTATCGTCTCTCCTGACACGGATTCGCTTCATTCTAGAAACATTTCTCCGGAACACGTGCAAAAACCCGCGATAGCCAAATTGGGACCCCGAGGTAGCTGTACTAACAGTATCGTCAGTACAGATAGCATGGTTTCCGAAACTTTTGATTCCAGGAGTTACACCGTGCGAAATAGCGAGAGCGAAATTG GGCATATAGACAGCGATATATTCGACTCCACGAAAAGATCGGAAAGCTCGGAGATCGGACACATTGACTCGCCGGATAATTCCGATATGCTTTCCAGCGAAACTCAACGTTCGGAAAGCGGTTTGGAGGATTTAAGCTCCCTCGGACAAGATGTGATCAGCGCGATAATGGGTGAAAAGTATGATTCTGTCAGAGAAGGCTTAGAGATCGAACAGTCGCATAGATATTGCGGTTTAGCTCAATTCAGCGAAGGTAACGACATCGGAAGACAATCGTTCAAGAAGGGcacaaaaaatatgaagacGGATAAAGAG GCAATGCTGAGTAAATATAAAACGGACGGTTTGACAACGTGTGTACGTGTCTCAGGGATTAAGTCGACGCAATCTGTAGAGACGAACGTAGTACCGGTATGCTTTCCCGTCACGCAGACCAATGAGAAATGTTCCATAAATTTTCCGCCACAGATCAGTGTTTTCGTTGATCCACCAAGCCCATCGTTGTCAATTGAGAGTCATCACAAGCttaatttagataataaattagatCCTCATGACAAGCAATACAGTAGCGGCAACAGTATGGAAAGGC TAAGCGTGGAGCTACCCGACTCTGGCTTCTCTCCGCAAGCTACACGGCGTATAAGCAGTGGCAGTTTGTTGAAGGCATCGGAAGTTGTGTCGTTGGCTGCAACTACCGCTCGTCTAGGTGGCTCGAGCATGAGCTTGCGCCACGAAAGAGCGAAATCTGTGGATAAGACGGAGGATGTGAAAAAACTTCCTATTATAAATCCTTTGGTTCGATTGCCTATGTGGCCAA ATGTAAGTGGCGGAGCTGGTCTCATCAGTCAAGCATTGCTGGCAAATGCGGATGCTCTGTGTGCAGCGGTATCGCCTTTAATGGATCCAGATGAAACATTGAT GGAAGGTTACTTCGAACGATGCGTCATGAACAATTACTTCGGTATCGGCATAGACGCAAAGATCAGTCTCGACTTCCACAATAAGAGAGAGGAGCACCCTGAGAAATGTCGATCGCGCGCCAAGAACTACATGTGGTACGGTGTCTTGGGATCTAAACAGTGGATACAGAAGACTTACAAAAATCTTGAGCAGAGAGTTCAGCTGGAGTGCGATGGTCAAAGGATACCGTTACCTTCTCTGCAAGGGATcgttgtattaaatataccGAG TTTCATGGGCGGTACAAACTTCTGGGGAGGTACGAAGGAAGGGGATCTATTCTTAGCACCGTCGTTCGACGATCGCATATTGGAAGTAGTGGCAGTTTTCGGATCTGTTCAAATGGCTGCTTCGCGGCTCATCAATTTGCAGCATCACAGGATAGCCCAATGTCAGACGGTCCAGATTAATATCTTGGGAGAAGAGGGTGTTCCTATACAGGTCGATGGTGAGGCTTGGATTCAACCACCTGGTATTATAAGGATTATACACAAGAATCGCATGCAAATGCTTTACAGAAATAGG GCACTCGAAACCTCATTAAGAGCATGGGAGGAGAAGCAGCGCAGCACGTTAAGCGCCGTAACTCAATCCACTTCCACTATAAGCAATGCATCGCAATCGCAGTCTCAGGCACAGTTGCAAATATGTAGTAAACCTCCTCAGTTGAGCGATGAGGAACTCAACATTCTATTCAATTTCATTGAGGCCGTAACGACCTTGGTCAAGTGGGTAAAACTGCTAATTATATCACATCCAAGTCTGGAACCAGATCTGTACCAAGTAGCCTCGCGAACAGCAAATGCGCTTGAGCAAGTACATCCGGACGGTAAAATCTTGCAAGGG ATAAGCCTGAGACCCATGGTGACCGAGTTGGTATCAAGCGCGCGGCAATTGTATGAGGAATCTTGTGAGTTACTGCGAGATAAAGCCCATAATTTG AAATTACGAGAGGATTTAGAAAACAAGTTGTCCTTATCTCTAGCTAGTATGGAACAGGAATTACGAAAGTGTACCTTTGACGAAGGAGGCACAGGACTGGTTTACTTGCAAAATATTCCCATGGACGATCAG ggagataaaaaaaatcgtcatCGAGGGTTGTTCTGGTTAAAGTTCCGTCGCTTCGCTGGCAACTCGGGCGGCGCGGGTCATCCGGCACGAGATCAGGTCACGACGTGGGGCGTGCAGGAGGTGTGCACCTGGCTAGAGAATCTACAGCTGGGAGAATACGCTGAGAAATTTGTGTCTCACGATATACGCGGTAGAGAGCTATTGACCCTAGCCCGTCGAGATCTAAAGGAGCTGGGCATCACCAAGGTGGGGCATGTTAAACGCATTTTACAGGCCATCAATGACCTCAACAATTGA
- the LOC139816508 gene encoding diacylglycerol kinase eta isoform X8 encodes MSKQRRARSRFKVITPLRSLVLCGENRDMEEWFNTLRTATETRPQGDPGTAELLEGNHQWYATSHARPTYCNVCRDALHGVTSHGLSCEACKYKVHKRCSAKAINNCKWTTLASIGKDIIEDQDGNITMPHQWMEGNLPVSSKCFVCEKTCGSVLRLQDWRCLWCKATVHTACRPAIGVRCPLGPAKLSVVPPTALHSIGSDEAWEAVRPTGCSPLLVFVNSKSGDNQGIKFLRRFKQLLNPAQVFDLINGGPGPGLRLFRHFDPFRILVCSGDGSVGWVLSEIDRLGMHKQCQVGVLPLGTGNDLARVLGWGSSCDDDTHLPQLLEKYEKASTKMLDRWSIMTFERSISLPCHKVTQPDPAIKSSIAHQYEDNVLAHITNILQSDQENVVISSAKVLCETVKEFATHILEASLNTGDQQLGEKCTILQQKLDLLLQTLSKEESYLSDDTEETDIGTLKTETFSSIQEKGALEKPEKEMTNLKKVKRRRCYMERDVVMSRANSLKRAIRRLVEHTETAVDEQNNPSIEKQGGKMPNITIISDDSSINIVTSKKQQLDIPGLSQTDQTDNASLIPTVESGSSIEISPCPSPTPNVASLSPMPDLRRDSQPEELLTLPAPDGFADSRRNSENIPQGVLSFDLAAAQTAGNQQEAQATTNENNFLSSEPTQIEVSSDGPITVTKDVLDTSTPSDDETMQDTIVSPDTDSLHSRNISPEHVQKPAIAKLGPRGSCTNSIVSTDSMVSETFDSRSYTVRNSESEIGHIDSDIFDSTKRSESSEIGHIDSPDNSDMLSSETQRSESGLEDLSSLGQDVISAIMGEKYDSVREGLEIEQSHRYCGLAQFSEGNDIGRQSFKKGTKNMKTDKEAMLSKYKTDGLTTCVRVSGIKSTQSVETNVVPVCFPVTQTNEKCSINFPPQISVFVDPPSPSLSIESHHKLNLDNKLDPHDKQYSSGNSMERLSVELPDSGFSPQATRRISSGSLLKASEVVSLAATTARLGGSSMSLRHERAKSVDKTEDVKKLPIINPLVRLPMWPNVSGGAGLISQALLANADALCAAVSPLMDPDETLMEGYFERCVMNNYFGIGIDAKISLDFHNKREEHPEKCRSRAKNYMWYGVLGSKQWIQKTYKNLEQRVQLECDGQRIPLPSLQGIVVLNIPSFMGGTNFWGGTKEGDLFLAPSFDDRILEVVAVFGSVQMAASRLINLQHHRIAQCQTVQINILGEEGVPIQVDGEAWIQPPGIIRIIHKNRMQMLYRNRALETSLRAWEEKQRSTLSAVTQSTSTISNASQSQSQAQLQICSKPPQLSDEELNILFNFIEAVTTLVKWVKLLIISHPSLEPDLYQVASRTANALEQVHPDGKILQGISLRPMVTELVSSARQLYEESCELLRDKAHNLKLREDLENKLSLSLASMEQELRKCTFDEGGTGLVYLQNIPMDDQGDKKNRHRGLFWLKFRRFAGNSGGAGHPARDQVTTWGVQEVCTWLENLQLGEYAEKFVSHDIRGRELLTLARRDLKELGITKVGHVKRILQAINDLNN; translated from the exons ATGTCGAAGCAACGGAGGGCCCGTTCCCGATTCAAG GTGATAACTCCGCTTCGGTCTTTGGTTCTCTGTGGTGAAAACAGAGATATGGAGGAGTGGTTCAACACCCTGAGAACAGCGACGGAGACGCGTCCTCAGGGTGATCCTGGAACTGCCGAGTTGCTGGAAGGTAATCATCAGTGGTATGCGACTAGTCACGCCAGACCTACGTATTGCAATGTCTGCAGAGATGCCCTACATG GTGTTACTTCCCACGGTTTAAGTTGCGAAGCTTGTAAATACAAGGTGCACAAGAGATGTAGCGcaaaagcaataaataattgcaagtGGACCACTTTAGCATCTATCGGAAAAGATATCATTGAGGACCAAGATGGG AACATCACGATGCCACATCAGTGGATGGAGGGAAATTTGCCAGTGTCCTCAAAATGCTTTGTCTGTGAAAAGACGTGTGGCTCTGTACTTAG gcTTCAAGATTGGCGATGTTTATGGTGCAAAGCAACTGTGCACACAGCGTGTAGGCCTGCCATAGGTGTCAGGTGTCCGTTAGGACCAGCTAAACTCAGTGTAGTGCCTCCTACAGCTTTGCACAGTATAG GTAGCGACGAAGCTTGGGAAGCAGTTAGACCTACGGGATGCAGTCCACTTTTAGTATTTGTAAACAGTAAATCTGGTGACAATCAAGGTATTAAGTTTCTTAGAAGATTTAAACAATTACTGAATCCCGCACAAGTGTTCGACCTTATAAATGGAGGACCAGGTCCAGG ATTAAGACTGTTTCGACACTTTGATCCGTTTCGGATTTTGGTGTGTAGTGGAGATGGATCTGTAGGATGGGTGCTCTCAGAAATCGATCGGCTTGGAATGCAC AAACAATGTCAGGTTGGGGTATTACCTTTAGGGACTGGAAATGACTTGGCGCGCGTGTTAGGCTGGGGATCGTCGTGCGACGATGACACACATTTACCTCAGCTACTGGAGAAGTATGAAAAAGCGAGCACGAAGATGCTGGATCGATGGAGTATTATGACATTCGAACGCAGCATATCTCTGCCATGTCACAAAGTGACTCAGCCCGACCCGGCTATAAAATCGAGCATAGCTCATCAGTATGAAGACAACGTTCTTGCTCATATAACGAACATTTTGCAATCTGATCAGGAGAACGTAGTTATATCTAGTGCCAA AGTTTTATGTGAAACAGTAAAAGAATTTGCAACACATATACTGGAAGCCAGTCTAAACACAGGGGACCAACAATTGGGAGAAAAATGCACAATACTTCAACAAAAACTTGACCTCTTGTTGCAAACATTATCGAAAGAGGAAAGCTATTTATCCGACGACACAGAAGAAACTGACATTGGCACTCTAAAAACTGAAACTTTTAGTAGTATCCAGGAAAAAGGTGCTTTAGAAAAGCCAGAGAAGGAAatgacaaatttaaaaaaagttaaaagaagaagatgTTACATGGAGAGAGATGTTGTGATGTCTAG aGCAAACAGCTTGAAAAGAGCTATCAGGAGGTTAGTGGAACACACGGAAACGGCTGTTGACGAGCAGAACAATCCTTCGATCGAGAAGCAAGGCGGTAAAATGCCAAATATCACCATAATATCCGATGATTCTTCAATAAATATTGTGACAA gCAAAAAGCAACAATTAGATATCCCTGGTTTATCGCAAACAGATCAAACCGACAACGCAAGTTTAATACCGACTGTAGAATCCGGTAGCAGCATAGAGATTTCACCTTGCCCAAGTCCTACTCCTAACGTGGCATCTTTGAGCCCAATGCCGGATTTAAGGAGAGACTCGCAACCTGAAGAATTACTCACTCTTCCTGCACCCGACGGTTTCGCCGACAGTAGACGAAACAGCGAAAACATACCACAGGG agTTCTCAGTTTTGACCTGGCCGCGGCACAAACTGCCGGTAATCAACAAGAAGCTCAGGCAACTActaacgaaaataatttcctaTCGTCCGAACCGACGCAAATAGAAGTTTCTTCCGACGGTCCTATAACCGTGACAAAGGACGTTTTAGATACAAGTACACCATCAGACGATGAGACCATGCAAGATACTATCGTCTCTCCTGACACGGATTCGCTTCATTCTAGAAACATTTCTCCGGAACACGTGCAAAAACCCGCGATAGCCAAATTGGGACCCCGAGGTAGCTGTACTAACAGTATCGTCAGTACAGATAGCATGGTTTCCGAAACTTTTGATTCCAGGAGTTACACCGTGCGAAATAGCGAGAGCGAAATTG GGCATATAGACAGCGATATATTCGACTCCACGAAAAGATCGGAAAGCTCGGAGATCGGACACATTGACTCGCCGGATAATTCCGATATGCTTTCCAGCGAAACTCAACGTTCGGAAAGCGGTTTGGAGGATTTAAGCTCCCTCGGACAAGATGTGATCAGCGCGATAATGGGTGAAAAGTATGATTCTGTCAGAGAAGGCTTAGAGATCGAACAGTCGCATAGATATTGCGGTTTAGCTCAATTCAGCGAAGGTAACGACATCGGAAGACAATCGTTCAAGAAGGGcacaaaaaatatgaagacGGATAAAGAG GCAATGCTGAGTAAATATAAAACGGACGGTTTGACAACGTGTGTACGTGTCTCAGGGATTAAGTCGACGCAATCTGTAGAGACGAACGTAGTACCGGTATGCTTTCCCGTCACGCAGACCAATGAGAAATGTTCCATAAATTTTCCGCCACAGATCAGTGTTTTCGTTGATCCACCAAGCCCATCGTTGTCAATTGAGAGTCATCACAAGCttaatttagataataaattagatCCTCATGACAAGCAATACAGTAGCGGCAACAGTATGGAAAGGC TAAGCGTGGAGCTACCCGACTCTGGCTTCTCTCCGCAAGCTACACGGCGTATAAGCAGTGGCAGTTTGTTGAAGGCATCGGAAGTTGTGTCGTTGGCTGCAACTACCGCTCGTCTAGGTGGCTCGAGCATGAGCTTGCGCCACGAAAGAGCGAAATCTGTGGATAAGACGGAGGATGTGAAAAAACTTCCTATTATAAATCCTTTGGTTCGATTGCCTATGTGGCCAA ATGTAAGTGGCGGAGCTGGTCTCATCAGTCAAGCATTGCTGGCAAATGCGGATGCTCTGTGTGCAGCGGTATCGCCTTTAATGGATCCAGATGAAACATTGAT GGAAGGTTACTTCGAACGATGCGTCATGAACAATTACTTCGGTATCGGCATAGACGCAAAGATCAGTCTCGACTTCCACAATAAGAGAGAGGAGCACCCTGAGAAATGTCGATCGCGCGCCAAGAACTACATGTGGTACGGTGTCTTGGGATCTAAACAGTGGATACAGAAGACTTACAAAAATCTTGAGCAGAGAGTTCAGCTGGAGTGCGATGGTCAAAGGATACCGTTACCTTCTCTGCAAGGGATcgttgtattaaatataccGAG TTTCATGGGCGGTACAAACTTCTGGGGAGGTACGAAGGAAGGGGATCTATTCTTAGCACCGTCGTTCGACGATCGCATATTGGAAGTAGTGGCAGTTTTCGGATCTGTTCAAATGGCTGCTTCGCGGCTCATCAATTTGCAGCATCACAGGATAGCCCAATGTCAGACGGTCCAGATTAATATCTTGGGAGAAGAGGGTGTTCCTATACAGGTCGATGGTGAGGCTTGGATTCAACCACCTGGTATTATAAGGATTATACACAAGAATCGCATGCAAATGCTTTACAGAAATAGG GCACTCGAAACCTCATTAAGAGCATGGGAGGAGAAGCAGCGCAGCACGTTAAGCGCCGTAACTCAATCCACTTCCACTATAAGCAATGCATCGCAATCGCAGTCTCAGGCACAGTTGCAAATATGTAGTAAACCTCCTCAGTTGAGCGATGAGGAACTCAACATTCTATTCAATTTCATTGAGGCCGTAACGACCTTGGTCAAGTGGGTAAAACTGCTAATTATATCACATCCAAGTCTGGAACCAGATCTGTACCAAGTAGCCTCGCGAACAGCAAATGCGCTTGAGCAAGTACATCCGGACGGTAAAATCTTGCAAGGG ATAAGCCTGAGACCCATGGTGACCGAGTTGGTATCAAGCGCGCGGCAATTGTATGAGGAATCTTGTGAGTTACTGCGAGATAAAGCCCATAATTTG AAATTACGAGAGGATTTAGAAAACAAGTTGTCCTTATCTCTAGCTAGTATGGAACAGGAATTACGAAAGTGTACCTTTGACGAAGGAGGCACAGGACTGGTTTACTTGCAAAATATTCCCATGGACGATCAG ggagataaaaaaaatcgtcatCGAGGGTTGTTCTGGTTAAAGTTCCGTCGCTTCGCTGGCAACTCGGGCGGCGCGGGTCATCCGGCACGAGATCAGGTCACGACGTGGGGCGTGCAGGAGGTGTGCACCTGGCTAGAGAATCTACAGCTGGGAGAATACGCTGAGAAATTTGTGTCTCACGATATACGCGGTAGAGAGCTATTGACCCTAGCCCGTCGAGATCTAAAGGAGCTGGGCATCACCAAGGTGGGGCATGTTAAACGCATTTTACAGGCCATCAATGACCTCAACAATTGA